The Branchiostoma floridae strain S238N-H82 chromosome 10, Bfl_VNyyK, whole genome shotgun sequence genome has a segment encoding these proteins:
- the LOC118424259 gene encoding SWI/SNF-related matrix-associated actin-dependent regulator of chromatin subfamily D member 1-like, translating to MQQAGMQRAFPGSGYPHPGMQQMPQRMHPYGGQMRPVAGGESSRSKRQADSRSKQQQAQQQSQRGKKKKVADRILPQRVRDLVPESQAYMDLLAFERKLDSTIMRKRLDIQEALKRPMKQKRKLRVFLSNTFYPAKPDAEGEDDGNVASWELRVEGRLLDDQGVPSTKHDSHKTKRKFSSFFKSLVIELDRELYGPDNHLVEWHRTSTTQETDGFQVKRPGDRDVRCTVLLMLDYQPPQYKLDPRLARLLGIHTQTRPVVINALWQYIKTHKLQDAHEREYINCDRYLQQIFECQRMKFSEIPQRLHPLLLPPDPIVINHIISCSGPEHKKTACYDIDVEVDDTLKTQMNSFLLSTASQQEIATLDNKIHETVETINQLKVQRDFMLGFAKEPQSFINQWLESQCRDLKTMTDVVGSPEEERHAEFYHLPWAGEAVCRYFYGKVQQKRAELEQALSVRNT from the exons ATGCAACAAGCGGGCATGCAGCGGGCTTTTCCCGGTTCTGGATACCCT CACCCCGGCATGCAGCAGATGCCCCAGCGGATGCACCCGTACGGCGGCCAGATGCGTCCCGTGGCGGGCGGGGAGTCATCGCGCTCTAAGAGGCAGGCCGATTCTCGCTCTAAGCAGCAGCAAGCGCAGCAGCAGTCTCAGCGAGG gaagaagaagaaggttgCAGACCGGATCCTTCCCCAGAGG GTGCGTGACCTTGTGCCGGAGTCGCAGGCGTACATGGACCTGCTGGCGTTCGAGCGTAAGCTGGACTCCACCATCATGAGGAAGAGACTGGACATACAGGAGGCGCTCAAGAGACCCATGAAG CAAAAGCGGAAGCTGCGCGTTTTCCTGTCCAACACCTTCTACCCTGCCAAGCCCGATGCAGAGGGG GAGGACGATGGGAATGTTGCATCCTGGGAGCTGAGGGTAGAGGGCAGACTCCTGGACGAC CAGGGCGTACCCAGCACCAAGCACGACTCTCACAAGACCAAGCGAAAATTCTCGTCTTTCTTCAAGAGCCTTGTGATCGAGCTTGACCGCGAGCTCTACGGGCCCGACAACCATCTGGTCGAG TGGCACCGAACATCGACCACGCAGGAGACAGACGGGTTCCAGGTGAAGCGTCCCGGCGACCGCGACGTCCGCTGTACCGTTCTCCTCATGCTCGACTACCAG CCGCCCCAGTACAAGCTGGACCCTCGCCTGGCCAGACTGCTCGggatacacacacagactcgGCCTGTCGTCATCAACGCACTCTGGCAGTACATCAAGACTCACAAGCTGCAGGACGCACACGAGAGGGAGTACATCAACTGTGACAGGTACCTGCAACAG atATTCGAGTGTCAGCGGATGAAGTTTTCGGAAATCCCCCAGCGTCTGCACCCACTACTGCTGCCTCCTGATCCTATCGTTATTAACCACATCATCAG CTGTTCAGGTCCTGAACACAAGAAGACAGCCTGTTATGACATTGATGTGGAAGTAGACGACACTCTGAAGACCCAGATGAACTCCTTCCTGCTGTCCACTGCCAGTCAACAGGAAATAGCAACTCTGGATAATAAG atcCACGAGACGGTGGAGACCATTAACCAGCTGAAGGTTCAGCGGGATTTCATGCTGGGATTCGCCAAGGAGCCGCAGAGCTTCATCAACCAGTGGCTGGAGTCACAGTGCAGGGACCTTAAG acGATGACAGATGTGGTCGGCAGCCCAGAAGAGGAGCGCCATGCGGAGTTCTACCACCTTCCGTGGGCTGGGGAGGCCGTCTGTCGCTACTTCTACGGGAAG GTACAACAAAAGCGAGCTGAGTTAGAGCAGGCGCTGAGCGTCAGGAACACATAG